The genomic window CGGACGCCGCGGCCGGCTTCACCCGGTATCTCGGCGAGAACACGCGCGCCGAGGTGCGCGCGTGGGGCCAGTATGAGAGTTTTGATAAGTCGAATGGCGCGGGCTGTTATCTGGCCGCGGCGGCGAATTGCAACACCACCGCGACGACCGCCCCGCTCGTGCAGTACGCGAACTCGCGCGACGACAATCCGTATCGCGAGCTCGGCGCGTCGGCGACGCTGGCGACGACGGATCTCGGCGCGAGCGTTCCGAACCTCGAGGCCGGCGCTGACTTCCGCACCGTCGGCGGCGAAGATCGCGCAATCACGTACAATCGGCCGACCACCGCCGACGTCGCGAGCGCGACGATCAATCGCACCAACTTCGGCCGAGGCACGCAGCGCTTCTTCGGCGGTTTCGCGCAACTGAAGGTGACGCCGACGCCTCGCCTCGAGACGACGTGGAGCTTGCGATACGATTATTGGACGAACACCGGCGGCGTGTCACAGATGACGAAGTTTGCCAACGGCGTCGCGGGAACGACCTTGGGCGGTGCGGTCCACGACTCGCATGAAGGTTCGCTCAACCCGAGCCTTGCGGCCCGGTTCGAGGTCACGAGCGCGCTGTCGCTGCGCGGGGCCGCGTACCGCGCCTTTCGCGCGCCGGGACTCAACAATCTCTATCGCAGCTTTTCGTCGACGACGTCGATCACGATCGCCAACCCCGGCTTGCGTCCCGAGACGCTGACGGGCGCTGAAGTCGGCGCGGACTATCGGCTGCGGAATGTCACGCTTGGAGCGACGGCGTTTCAGTACAACACCAGCGACCTGATCGCGTCATACAAGATTCCGAATGCCGCCGCGGCGCCTGAGGCGGTCACCGCGATTTGCGGAACGACGCTGGCCAACTGTCCCGCATCGGTGAACTTCAACACGAACGGACAGGACGCGATCTCGCGGGGCCTCGAGCTGACCGGAAAGTGGCGTGTCGCATCGGCGGTCAGCGTCGACGGCAGCTACACCTACACCGACAGCCATTATTCGTCCACGACCACGGGCGACCCGACGAACGCCCAGCTCGGCGCCGTGCCGGCGAACACGGCGACGCTCGGAGCGAGCTGGCAGCCAACGCGCCGGTGGACCGCCTTCGCCGGCGCGCGCTTCAATGGGGACATGTTCCTCGACGTCAATCACACCATCCATCAAGCGGCGTTCACGCTGTTCGACGCGAGCACGTCGTATCGCGCGAACGACCGCTTCGAGATCTACGGCTCGATCACGAACCTCACTGGCGCCCGGTACGCCGACAACGCCACCACCAGCGCGGCGGGGCAGCTCCTCGGCCTCGGCCGCGCGCTCACGAGCGGCATTCGTTACCGGTTCTGGTAATATGAGATACTCATTCTTATTATGTAATACTCTGTTGCTCATTGGCGCCGCGGCCTGCGGCGCCACGAAAGGCGAGGCGGTCCGGCTGGCCGGCGCCGCGACGTTGAGCGCGCCCACCAGCGTCGGCACCGCGCCGATGTTCGCCATCTCGCCGAACGGCAAACAGGCGGTCGCCTGGGTCTCGGCGCCGAACGGCGGCACCGACGGGCGACTGTATGTCTCCGTCGCCGGCGCCGCTCCCACCGAGCTGCGCGACACGCTGGGGCCCGTCGAGGCACACGGCGAAGCGCCGCCCAAGCTCGCCTATGCGCCGGACGGCGGCCTCTTTGCGGTCTATACCGTGGGCAAGGTCGTCCCCGGCGAACGCTTCCCGCGATCGGCACTGCGCGTCGTATCGTCGCGCGACGACGGCAAGACGTGGAGCGTCCCCGTTACGGTCACCGACGGCGCGATCTTTGGGTCGCACAGCTTCCACGCGTTGCATGTCGCGGACGACGGCACGGTCTACGTTTCGTGGCTCGGCAAATCGGACGCCGACACCTCGGCGCAGTCGATGGCGGCGATGAGCGAGATGTCGGGCATGAGCCACTCGATGCACGACACGCCGGCCATGCAGGGGATGGCGGGGATGCACGGTGCCCACGAAAGCTCCGCCGCGTGGATTTCCCGTTCGACCGACGGCGGCAAGACCTGGACGCCGCGCGTCCGCGTCGACATGGGCGAGGCCTGTCCGTGCTGCCGCACCGCGCTCGCCACGTCGAAGGACGGCACGTTGTTCATGGCGTGGCGCCATGTGTATCCGGGCTCGATTCGCGACATCGTCGTCGCGCGCTCGAGCGATCACGGCGCGACGTGGAGCGAACCGATTCGCGTGCACGCCGACAACTGGAACTTTGACGCATGTCCGCACGCGGGGCCTGCGATCGCCGTCGACGACAACAACACACTCCACGTCACGTGGTGGACCGGCAAGGAAGGCGCGGCCGGCGTGTTCTACGCGCGCTCGACGGACGGGGGAAAGACATTTAGCGAAGCTTCTGCGCTCGGCGCCGCAAAGTTCTCGCGGCCGGCTCACGTGCAGATGGCGCTCGCGTCGAACAATCGCGTCGTCGTCGCGTGGGATGACGGTACACGACAGATTCCGCAGGTCATGGTGCGCGTCTCCAACGACGGTGGACTGCACTTCGCTGACGCGATGCCGATCAGTGCGGCTGGACGTGCGGCGTCGTTTCCGGTGCTCGCGGTGCACAATGACTCGGTCGCGATCGCATGGTCGGAAGTGAGCGCCGCCGCCGAGAACGCCGAGGTAGCTGCCGCTGCGGCGGCGAGCAAGGACAAGAAAGCGCCGAAGGGGCTCGAGGCAATCGGTGACGCACAGGTACTCGTTCGCCGCGGAGTGTTGCAATGAGGCGCGCACGAATCGCATTCATGGCCCTGGCCGCGATCGCGTGCGCAAAGACTGGCGGCGACGGCGGAGCCTTCCATCCGCTCGACGTCGGCGCAGCCGTGCCTGCGTACGCCGCGCCAACGCTCGCCGGCGACACGGTTCACGTCGGTGGGACCGAAGCACCGACGGTGCTCAACGTCTGGGCGACGTGGTGCGCGTCATGCCAGGAAGAGATGGCCGCGCTCGACTCGTTAAAGAATGCGTATGCATCGCACGGCGTGCGCGTGGTCGCGGTGAGTGTCGACAACGGCGACATCGAGCGTGTCCGCCGCTTCGCCCAGACGAACAAGCTCGAAATGACCGTCGCGCACGATCCAGCCAACAATATCAGCCAGAGCTACGCCGTCATGGGCGTCCCGACGACTTTCATAATTGGCAAAGACGGCAAGCTGCTGTGGCGCCACACCGGCAACATTTCACCGGTGCTGAACGAAGCACGCGGCGTCATAACGAAAGCGGCCGGGCAATAAGCCCGGCCGCTTTTTTTTCGCCCAACGACCATCGCGCTACGGCTTGCCGAGTTGCAACAACGGCATCGCTCCGCCGGCGACCTGCGGCATCTTGCCGTCCCAGCGCTTGGCCATCTCGTACTGCACCAGATTCGCCGTGATGCTCCGCGACAACAGATCGTTCGCCTTCGCCTGCGCTTCCGCGTTCACCAGCGTTGCCTTCGCGGAGCCCGCCGCCTTGATCGAGTCGCCCTGCGCCTGGAACGTGTTCTTCTGAAGCTCGTTCTGTGCGGTGAGCGCCTGCTGCTGCATCACGTTCTTTTGGTTGATCGCTTCGATCACCGCCGGCGGCGCGCGCAGCTCGTTGATCGTGAATTGCTTCACGACGATGCCGTACTGCGCGAGCCGCTGTGACAGCAGCAACTGCACCCGGTTCACCGCTTCGGCCTTCTTGGGGCCGATCACCGCCGCGATCTCCTCGTTGCCGATGACCTCCTGCAGCGCCTGGCGAATCGACTGCTTCACGTAGCCGTGCTGAATCGACTGAATGTCGCGGCGGAACGTCGAGTACAACGCCGGCGCCTTGTCCTGATCCAGCTCGAAGCTCATCGAGACGTCGAGCGAGAGGGGCTGTCCCTCCTGGCTGTTGACGTTGATCTCCTCGTTCGCCGGCGAGCCCTCGACCGCGTTCTTCGAGAGCACGAGCGTTTGCATATAGACCGGATATTCCTCGATGCCCGTCGTCAACGGATTCTTGAGGTGCAATCCAGGTCCGAGCGGTGTCTTGTCCACGCCGCCGCCGGCGCGGTGGATCACGATGCCGACGTAGCCGGGATTCACGTACGTGACCGTCGTCGGCAAGAGAATCAGCGCGAGCACCAACGCCGCGATGACGCCGACGATGCGACGCACCTTTCGGCCGAGCTCATTGACACTTTCAGTGCCGAGGTGCACGGAGGACAGGCGGTCACCGATCGAGCTACCCATGGACAGTCTCCTTGTAACAATCGGGGCAGATGACTTCCCCGCTGGTGAGGCGTACCAGGTCAGAATTGGCGCGCGGGCCGTGAATGGGACACACCAGCTCGGCCGCGCGATCGATTCGCCTCCGGTTCCGCGCTTGACGGACCCGAACGCCGGCTGGTGTGAAATACAAGAGCACCAAGTAGAAAAGGGCGCCCACAGCCGCGATTAACGCAGCGAACAGGACACCCTCGATGATGATTTCAGTCATATGCTTCGAGAGATATGACGGACGTGACGGCCCGGCGGTTTCACCGGGCCGTATCCCGTTGTGGCGGGCCGGGTTGACCGGGGTTGGCCGGGCTAAGATGCAGACGCGCTTGTTCGAGCGCGAGGTGCGGCGTCAGCGACCCGCGTTCAGGCCCGCTGTGCGACGCGCGCCGTCAATAATTCCACCGCGTCGGCCGCGCTGACCGCCGTGAGGTCCGCGCCTAGCCGCGATGCGAGTTTCGCGTCGCCCGCAACCGCGAGGCCGCCGACGACGATCAACGGCATCGGCGAGACGCCGCTCTCGCGAATCGCGGCGACGGCGCCGCGCACACGCGGCAGATTCGGCCCGATCGACGCCGAGAGCGCGACGACGTCGGGACGCCGCTTCAATACCATGTCCACGAGACTCTCGACCGGCACCGAAGCGCCGAGATAGGTCGTGTCCCATCCCTCGAGCTCGAGAAGATCGCAGACCATCCGCAGCCCGAGCTGATGCCGCTCGTCGTCGGCGCACGCGGCAATCAACGACGGCGAGCGCGAATCACGCCAACGGTAGACGCGCTCGAACGCGCGTCCCATCGCTGCCTGCGTGA from Gemmatimonadaceae bacterium includes these protein-coding regions:
- a CDS encoding TonB-dependent receptor; amino-acid sequence: MHNNIRTLTRRLRGCVPVMGALLAASSRLLAQAPTRPSDSTKATLGPVVVSATRATTTLDRVPLHATVIGRAEIMQSPARTLDQLLRDIPGMNIPGAPYYTTDPTGQQTKLRGVTNSKVLMLVDGVPIHDPFYSTTQWFKVPLSAIERIEVLRGGSSSVWGNLAVAGVVNIVTRKPIDNSAQADISYQSFNTTNAAVAKNFALGGVWGIRVSGDVLRTDGYQTTPDAFLSTVPGKGPSSAKNGNAQVAVYYTPAGSFSGFFRAGYHEQNEDVGGYRFGTNLQKSPDAAAGFTRYLGENTRAEVRAWGQYESFDKSNGAGCYLAAAANCNTTATTAPLVQYANSRDDNPYRELGASATLATTDLGASVPNLEAGADFRTVGGEDRAITYNRPTTADVASATINRTNFGRGTQRFFGGFAQLKVTPTPRLETTWSLRYDYWTNTGGVSQMTKFANGVAGTTLGGAVHDSHEGSLNPSLAARFEVTSALSLRGAAYRAFRAPGLNNLYRSFSSTTSITIANPGLRPETLTGAEVGADYRLRNVTLGATAFQYNTSDLIASYKIPNAAAAPEAVTAICGTTLANCPASVNFNTNGQDAISRGLELTGKWRVASAVSVDGSYTYTDSHYSSTTTGDPTNAQLGAVPANTATLGASWQPTRRWTAFAGARFNGDMFLDVNHTIHQAAFTLFDASTSYRANDRFEIYGSITNLTGARYADNATTSAAGQLLGLGRALTSGIRYRFW
- a CDS encoding sialidase family protein, encoding MRYSFLLCNTLLLIGAAACGATKGEAVRLAGAATLSAPTSVGTAPMFAISPNGKQAVAWVSAPNGGTDGRLYVSVAGAAPTELRDTLGPVEAHGEAPPKLAYAPDGGLFAVYTVGKVVPGERFPRSALRVVSSRDDGKTWSVPVTVTDGAIFGSHSFHALHVADDGTVYVSWLGKSDADTSAQSMAAMSEMSGMSHSMHDTPAMQGMAGMHGAHESSAAWISRSTDGGKTWTPRVRVDMGEACPCCRTALATSKDGTLFMAWRHVYPGSIRDIVVARSSDHGATWSEPIRVHADNWNFDACPHAGPAIAVDDNNTLHVTWWTGKEGAAGVFYARSTDGGKTFSEASALGAAKFSRPAHVQMALASNNRVVVAWDDGTRQIPQVMVRVSNDGGLHFADAMPISAAGRAASFPVLAVHNDSVAIAWSEVSAAAENAEVAAAAAASKDKKAPKGLEAIGDAQVLVRRGVLQ
- a CDS encoding TlpA disulfide reductase family protein, encoding MRRARIAFMALAAIACAKTGGDGGAFHPLDVGAAVPAYAAPTLAGDTVHVGGTEAPTVLNVWATWCASCQEEMAALDSLKNAYASHGVRVVAVSVDNGDIERVRRFAQTNKLEMTVAHDPANNISQSYAVMGVPTTFIIGKDGKLLWRHTGNISPVLNEARGVITKAAGQ
- a CDS encoding prohibitin family protein is translated as MGSSIGDRLSSVHLGTESVNELGRKVRRIVGVIAALVLALILLPTTVTYVNPGYVGIVIHRAGGGVDKTPLGPGLHLKNPLTTGIEEYPVYMQTLVLSKNAVEGSPANEEINVNSQEGQPLSLDVSMSFELDQDKAPALYSTFRRDIQSIQHGYVKQSIRQALQEVIGNEEIAAVIGPKKAEAVNRVQLLLSQRLAQYGIVVKQFTINELRAPPAVIEAINQKNVMQQQALTAQNELQKNTFQAQGDSIKAAGSAKATLVNAEAQAKANDLLSRSITANLVQYEMAKRWDGKMPQVAGGAMPLLQLGKP
- a CDS encoding cobalamin-dependent protein (Presence of a B(12) (cobalamin)-binding domain implies dependence on cobalamin itself, in one of its several forms, or in some unusual lineages, dependence on a cobalamin-like analog.), which encodes MKTEAATFLEALVRGDRRSAQRLVDGVLDRGRTLRELYLDVFQPALQEIGRRWQYNEVTVAEEHLATAITQAAMGRAFERVYRWRDSRSPSLIAACADDERHQLGLRMVCDLLELEGWDTTYLGASVPVESLVDMVLKRRPDVVALSASIGPNLPRVRGAVAAIRESGVSPMPLIVVGGLAVAGDAKLASRLGADLTAVSAADAVELLTARVAQRA